One window of Saccharopolyspora phatthalungensis genomic DNA carries:
- a CDS encoding DUF6879 family protein, which translates to MILTGEQFGDRFDNCQRSAWRFECQPTYTMPREQENLRRWRAGESKPEGHNAGWHETVREIVTSGRTIGRVRTVRQPLTEYQRYQLAWGIPGNIAAGEDIRILDLTDLDLDLPSHDFWLFDESLVVDLNFNPDGTLLNIDQRENPDLTQYLKWQATALAHAVSFSEWNART; encoded by the coding sequence GTGATTTTGACCGGCGAGCAGTTCGGCGACCGGTTCGACAACTGCCAGCGGTCCGCATGGCGGTTCGAGTGCCAACCGACCTACACCATGCCGAGGGAGCAAGAGAACCTGCGCCGCTGGCGCGCAGGGGAGTCGAAACCCGAGGGCCACAACGCGGGTTGGCATGAGACCGTCCGAGAGATCGTGACCTCTGGACGAACCATTGGACGTGTCCGAACCGTTCGGCAGCCGTTGACCGAGTACCAGCGGTACCAACTGGCCTGGGGCATCCCCGGCAACATCGCGGCCGGGGAAGACATCAGGATCTTGGACCTGACGGACCTTGATCTCGATCTGCCTTCACACGATTTCTGGTTGTTCGATGAATCATTGGTGGTTGACCTGAATTTCAACCCTGACGGAACACTGCTCAACATCGACCAGCGGGAAAATCCGGACCTCACCCAGTACCTCAAATGGCAGGCCACAGCGCTAGCGCACGCTGTGAGCTTTAGCGAGTGGAATGCTCGAACCTGA
- a CDS encoding helix-turn-helix domain-containing protein, with protein MLEPDTEQQQRKNLADTLRQLRKAAGLSGERLAVRAAMSQSKISRIESGRTLPSVADVERIMTALDVPPDAREELLSLTRSANVEYTSLRSSARLGIWRSQAEIKALTESASVIRQFLPAIPSGLIQTRDYARAVLTPGVEGRPARDIDRAAQARLDSQGTLNNGSRRFYFLLTEQAVRLKRASASVMVEQLRHMVDVSQRPNVDLAILPNTALVNASPLNVFVVYDDRLVLTEIFAGEVALRDYRDITYHLNLFEHFRERAASGDDARSIFESAADEFMRAQD; from the coding sequence ATGCTCGAACCTGACACAGAACAGCAGCAACGCAAGAACCTTGCGGACACGCTGAGGCAGCTACGCAAAGCGGCCGGGCTCTCTGGGGAGAGGCTGGCCGTTCGTGCTGCTATGTCTCAGTCGAAAATCAGCCGGATTGAATCCGGTAGGACTCTCCCGTCCGTCGCTGACGTAGAGCGCATCATGACGGCGCTAGACGTGCCGCCTGATGCTAGGGAAGAACTTCTTTCGCTCACTCGTTCAGCAAACGTCGAATACACGTCGCTACGGTCATCCGCCAGGCTGGGGATCTGGCGCAGCCAAGCGGAGATCAAAGCACTCACAGAATCAGCCTCGGTTATCCGCCAGTTCTTACCCGCTATCCCCTCCGGGCTAATCCAAACACGCGACTACGCGCGTGCTGTACTCACACCCGGAGTCGAAGGCAGGCCAGCTCGGGACATTGACCGCGCCGCACAGGCGAGGCTAGATAGCCAAGGCACGCTCAACAACGGATCTCGCCGGTTCTACTTCCTCCTCACCGAGCAAGCCGTAAGGCTCAAGCGTGCATCAGCTAGCGTCATGGTCGAACAGCTACGGCACATGGTAGATGTCTCCCAGCGGCCAAACGTAGACCTAGCGATCCTCCCTAACACAGCATTAGTGAATGCCTCGCCGCTAAACGTGTTCGTCGTCTACGACGATCGACTAGTGCTTACCGAGATTTTCGCGGGAGAGGTAGCGCTACGCGACTACCGCGATATCACGTATCACCTCAATCTGTTCGAGCACTTCCGTGAACGTGCCGCATCCGGCGATGACGCGAGAAGCATTTTCGAATCGGCCGCCGACGAATTTATGCGAGCACAAGACTAA